The nucleotide sequence CGGCCCACCTCGCCATGCTGGAGCGTCCCGAGGCGTTCAACGAGGCGCTGTCGGCGTTTCTGGAGCGAACCGCCACGCATTAGCGGGTCGGCCGCCAACCCGCGGCCGTGCCACACCGCGTCGAGCGAACCGACCCCGACGGCGTCGACTTCGGGTGGGTGATGCAGGTGACGTTCGTGACGACCATCGTCGCCGGCGCGCCGCTGGTGGCGGCGCTCTCGACGACGACGACGCTCCCGACGTGGGGTGCCCGCGCCGCCTTCGCCGTCCGGGTCGGCGCGCTCGTCTGGTTCGTCACCGCGTTGCTCGCCTACGCCTACGCACGGCGGGCGGTCGACGACGCGGGCGAGGCCGACAGCGGGAGCGACTGACCGCCAGCCGGAAACTCTTTGCCGCGGACACGTCACCTCCCCGTATGATCGACGAGACCATCGAGGAGATCCGCCGGATGGAGACCCACAGTTCGTCGGTGGTCGCGGTCAAGGCCACCGGCGCGCTTCGCGAACTCCTCGATCGGGACTACCGGAACGTCGAGTCCTACGAGCGCGACCTGGAGCGCAACGCCGGCGCGCTCCGTCGGGCCAACCCTTCCCACGCCTCGCTCCACAAGGCGATGCGGGAGGTCGTCGAGGCGGTTCTCGGGGCGTCCGACACCGTCGAGGGGGCGAAATCCCACACCGAGGAGGTGATCGGCCGGGTCACCGAGGAGATCGAAACCGGCAAGCGACGGGCCGCCGCGGAGGCCGCCGAGACGTTCGAGGACGGCGAGACCGTCCTCACCCACGACTTCTCCTCGACCGTGTTGGAGGCAATCGAGACCGCCGCCGGCGAGGGGCGGCACCTCACCGCCTACGTCACCGAGGCGCGACCCCGCTATCTCGGCCGCAAGGCCGCCCGCCGACTCGCCGAGATGGGTCGCGTCGAACCACACCTCGCCGTCGACAGCGCCGCCGGCCACCTCCTCGACCGGTGTGACCGGGTGATCGTCGGCATGGACTGCATCGTCGAGGACACCCTCTACAACCGCGTGGGGACCTTCCCCATCGCCGCCGCCGCCGACGTGGTCGACGTGCCCGTGACGGTCGTCGGCTCGCAGTCGAAGATCATCGAGGACGACTTCGTCTTCGAGAACGAGTCGCGCCCGCCCGCCGAGGTGATCCGCGAACCGGTCGAGGGCGTCCGGATCGAGAACCCAGCCTACGACGCGACGCCGATGTCGCTGGTCGACGAGGTCGTCACTGACCGGGGTCACTACGACGGCTGAGGCGTCGTGACGGTTACCGCCGGATCAACTCGGAGAGCCGGTCCCGAAGCCGTTCGTCGGGGCCCAGACGGAGGTAGTACGCGTCGCCGTCGTCCTCGTAGTAGTTCTCGATGCGACGCTTGATCTCGAAGCCGACGGACTCGTAGAAGGCGAGCGCCCGCTCGTTCGTCGCCCGAGCGTGACAGGTGACCGTCCGGTGTTCCTCGGCTACCTCCGCGATCAGCCGTCGGCCGAACCCCTCGCCACGCCGTTCGGGGGCGACGGCCAGAAAGAGGATGTAGCCGTCGCGCCGAGCCGTCGCGAAGCCGACGAAGTCGTCGTCGAGGTAGAGCAGGTGGGTCTTCGCCCGTCGATACGCGTCCATGAAGAAGCGCTTCCGCTGTTTCAGGACGCCCTCCGTCCGGCGGATCCGTTCTTTGAGCTCCCAGGCCTCGCCGGCGTGGTCGGTCGTCCCGGGGCCGTCCACGCGCTTCTCGACGGTGACGCTCACTACGTCACTTCTAGGCGTATCGGACGTTATAACTTCACCGTCGGCGTCCATCGTCGCCGCATTCGGACCGCGCGCACCCTCAGAAGGACCGGTCGAGGTAGTCCGACTCCCACTCCCCGTCGCCGTCGGCCGACATCGCCCACTCGCTCCGCTTGACTTCGAGGTACGAACCGAACAGGGCCTCGCCCATCGCCGACCGGAGGACGTCGTCCTCCGCGAACGCGTCGAGCGCCGCCGCGAGCGTGCTCGGCAGGCGCTCGATTCCGCGGGCCGCGAGTTGGGACTCGTCGACGTCGGCCGGGTCCCGGTTCAGCGGCTCGCCGGGGTCGAGTTCGCGCTCGATACCGTCCATCCCCGCCGCGACCAGCGCCAACTGCGCGAGGTAGGGGTTGGTCGTGTTGTCGGCCGGCTTGAACTCGACGCGGGTCGTCGCCGCCGGCGCGCTCCGACTCACCGACGGGACGCGAACCGTGGCCTCGCGGTTGTCCTCGCCCCAGCAGGTGTACGCGGAGGACCACATCCCCGGCGCCAGCCGGTCGTACGACTCCACCGTCGGGGCCGTCACCGCCACCAGCGCCGGTGCGTGTTCGAGGAGGCCGCCGACGAAATGCCGACCCGCCTCCGAGAGCGGATACGGTCCGTCCGCGTCCGGGTCGTGGAGGACGTTCTCGCCGTCACGCCACAACGACAGGTGGATGTGACAGCCCGTCCCCGGAAGCTTCGGGAACGGCTTCGGGCGGAACGTAGCGTCGATGCCGTGGTCGGCGGCCACCGCCCGCACCGTCTCGAGAAACCGGACGTGGTCGTCCGCGGCGGCGACGCCCGTGTCGTGATCGGTGACCAGTTCCTGTTGCCCGGGGCCGTACTCCGGGTAGTACGCCGACAGCCCCATTCCCTGAGCCTTGAGCGCGTCGACGGTGTCGAGGACGACGTCGTGGGCGCTCCGCATCCCCGCCGTCGAGAAGCACGTGCTGTCGTCGAGGGGGACCGACTCGCCGTCCTCGTCGGTCCGGGTGTAGTAGAACTCGCTCTCGTAGGCCAGTTCGGGCGCGTACCCCTCGGCCGCCAGTTCGTCGAGATACCGGCGGAGCTGCGCGCGCGGCCCCGCGGCCCACGGCTCGCCGTCCAAGTCGTGGAGGTCAGCGAGCATCAGCGCCGTCCGGTCGTCGTACGGCAGGACGGTGAACGTCTCCGGGTCGGGGACGACCCGCACCTCGCCGGCGGGCCCGAACCGTCCCTCGGGAGCCAACCGGTCGAGCGCGTTGAACGACTGCATCGCGTGGGTGACGTTCGCCCCGTCGGCCAGTACGGTCGGCAACGACTCCCGGTCGACGACCCGCCCCCGCGGCACGCCGCTGTTGTTGACGAAGACGATCCGTACCAGTTCCACGTCCTCCGCGTCGGCACGCCGGAGGACGTCCTTGCTGGATGTCATGTGCCGTGACGACACGCGACACCCCCGTATGCCGGGGCATACCGGCAAATGATTCTCCTTCCCGAGTCGGTCGAGCAAGCGTTTTGCCGTCCCCACCCCTCGTTCCGTCGACGACCCCCGATGAGCTTCGAACTCCGCCCCCACACCGCCGACGTCGCCGTCGCGTCCCGCGGCGAGACCCGCGGCGAGGCCTTCGCCGCCGCCGCCGACGGTCTCGCGGCCGCGACCTGCGAGGAGATCCCGGAGACGGGCGAGCGCTTCGCCGTCACGGTCGTCGCCGAGAGCGTCGAGGCGCTCCTCTTCGACTACCTCGACCGGCTCATCTACGAGCGCGACGTCCGCGGGGTCCTCCCGGTCGACAACGAGGCCACGGTCCGCGAGGACGACGGGGAGTGGACCGTCGAGGCGAGCGCCCGCGGCGTCCCCTTCGCGGCCATCACGGCCCGCGACGTGAAGGCGGTGACCTACTCCGAGATGCGCGTCGAGCGGACCGAAGACGGCTGGGAGGCCTACGTCGTCCTCGACGTGTAGTAACGTATTCCCGCGTCGACCCCGTCGACCCCGGTATGACCACACGCGAGTTCGACGGCATCCGGCTCGAACGGGTTCGGGAGCACGTCTGGGAGATTCCCCGCGAAGGGGAGATGCGCGTCCCCGCGCGGGTGCTGGCGAGCGAGTCGCTGCTCGAACGGATCGGCGACGACGATACCCTCCAACAGCTCAAGAACGCGACCCACCTGCCCGGGATGACCTCCCACGCCGTCTGCATGCCCGACGGCCACCAGGGCTACGGCTTCCCCGTCGGCGGCGTCGGCGCGACGGACGCCGAGACCGGCTGTATCTCGCCGGGAGCGGTCGGGTACGACATCAACTGCTTGCCCGGCGAAACCGACGTGCGGCTCGCCTTCGGGCGGAAGCTGTCGCTCGAAGCGCTCGGCGAGCGGTTCGAGAACGAGCGTGCCGCCGTGGCGGCGGGCGACGAACTCACCACTTCGGAGGTTCGGCTGTTCACCGAGTCCGGAGCGAAACCGGTGTACGAACTCGAAACGGCGACCGGACGGCGAATCGAGGCGACCGGCGATCACCGATTCGAGACGCCGGAGGGAATGATCCCCGTCGAGGAGCTAACGCCCGGCGAGTCGGTGTACGTCCACCCGTTCGAGGGTATCGAACACGAGGATCCGGACGAGTTCACCGTCCTCTCCGAGGACGACTTCGCCGACGACAATCCTCAGATCCGGCGTGTCCTGAAGGACCGGGGGCTCCTGCCCCTCCGATCCACGGACGAGCAGTTCCACCGACTGCTCAAGATCGTCGGATTCCTGCTCGGTGACGGTTCGTACGGCGGCCCAGGTCAGACGTGGTTCTACGGCGAGCCGGAGGAACTGGAACGGATCCGCGCGGACATTCGGGAGATCGGGTTCAAGCCCTCGAAGATATACGAACGCGACCGAAACCACGATATCGACGGTTCGACGTTCGAGCGGACGGAGGACAGCTTCAAGACGACGTCCAAGGCGTTACGGCGCGTGTTCGTCGAACTCGGCGTTCCCGAGGGGCCGAAAGTGGCGTCCGGGTTCACGACACCCGGCTACCTCGACCGTCTCGCAGACTGGCAACGGGCGCTCTTCTACGCGGCGTACTTCGGGGCCGAAATGAACACCCCGGCGGCCCAGAGCGACAAGAACCTCTACTGTCCGAAGGTCTCCCAGACCAGAACGGCCGATACGAGGACGGCAGGGTTGGCTTTCTTGGAGGATATGGCGTCGTTCCTCGACGACCTCGGCATCGAGACCAACGATATCGAGGCGTTCGAGACCGATTCGAACAGCACGTCCGAGACGATCCGTCTCCGCCTCGGTATCAAGAACGACTCGGAGAACCTCATCCGATTTTTCACTCGTGTCGGGTACCGATACCACCCGGAGAAACGGCGGAAAGCGGCGGTGGCGGTCCAGTATCTCCGATCGAAAGAGCGAGCGATCTCCCGACGCGAACGGATCGCCACGGAGGCACAGACGCTGGCCGACGGTGGTTCGGACGTTTCGGATATCAAGGAGCGCTTCGAGATCAACGACCGGTTCGTCGAACGAAGCGTCTGGAGTGGTCGCACCGGTCGACCGAGACCGGGCGACGACTTCCCCGACTTCGAGGAGTTCCGTGAGACCGTCGACGTTCGTGCGGACGGCGCCGTCAGGACCGAAATCGAATCGATCCACGCGGCCGGTTCGAAACCGGTCTACGACATCGGCGTCACCCACGACGCTCACACGTTCCTCGCGAACGGGTTCGTCGTCTCCAACTGCGGCGTCAGAATGATGAAAACAAATCTGACCTACGACGACGTCCGCGGCCGCGAGGAGGAACTCGTCGAGGCGCTGTTCGCGAACGTCCCCTCGGGGCTGGGCGGCGGCGGGGTCGTCCAGGGCGATATGGACACCGTCGAGTCGGTCCTCGACCGCGGGGTCGACTGGGCGCTGGAGGCGGGGTGGGCGGTTCCGGCCGACCTCGAACACTGCGAGGACGAGGGGCGACGGCCGGACGCCGATCCCGCCGCCGTCTCACAGAAGGCGAAAGACCGCGGGAAGAACCAACTGGGGAGCCTGGGGAGCGGCAACCACTTCCTCGAAGTGCAGCGCGTGACCGACGTCTACCGCGAGGACGTCGCCGACGCCTACGGGCTGGAACCCGGGCAAATCGTCGTCCTGATCCACTGCGGGAGCCGGGGGCTGGGCCACCAGACCTGCACGGATTACCTCCGGAAGATCGAAAAACGGCACTCAGACCTGCTCGCGGACCTGCCGGACAAGGAACTCGCGGCCGCACCCGCCGGCTCCGAACTCGCCGAGGACTACTACGGCGCGATGTGTGCCTGCATCAACTTCGCGTGGGTGAACCGCCAGTTGATCATGCACCGGACCCGGAAGGTGTTCGAGCGGGTGTTCGACCGCTCGTGGGAGTCGATGGACATGCACCTCCTCTACGACGTCGCCCACAACATCGCCAAGAAGGAGGTCCACGACGTCGGGGTCGACCCGCAGGGGCGGCCGGGCGGCGACGACGTACGCGAGGAACGCGAACTCTACGTCCACCGCAAGGGCGCGACGCGGGCGTTCCCCGCCGGCCACCCCGAGGTGCCCGCCGCCTACCGCGACGTGGGACAGCCGATCATCATTCCCGGGAGCATGGGTGCAGGGAGCTACGTCCTCCGCGGCGGCGAGGCGTCGATGGACCTCACCTTCGGATCGACCGCCCACGGCGCCGGCCGACTCATGAGTCGGACGCAGGCCAAACAGGAGTTCTGGGGCGAGACGGTCCAGGACGAACTCCGGGATCAGCAACACGTCTACGTCAAGGCTCAGAGCGGCGCGACCGTCGCCGAGGAGGCCCCCGGCGTCTACAAGGACGTCGACGAGGTGGTCCGGGTCTCCGACGAACTGGGCATCGGCGACAAGGTGGCACGGACGTATCCGGTCTGTAACATCAAGGGGTAGGTCCCCGCCTCAGGGGTCGAGCCTGACGTACTCGCTCTCGGGGACCGCCTCGACCGCCTCGCCGTCCTCGAAGCGGACGTAACTCAGGTAGAAGGGGTCCCCACAGCCGGTCGCGTCGTCGTCGCGGAGGGTGCCGTCGGCGCCACAGACGA is from Haloplanus salinarum and encodes:
- a CDS encoding DUF5822 domain-containing protein translates to MPHRVERTDPDGVDFGWVMQVTFVTTIVAGAPLVAALSTTTTLPTWGARAAFAVRVGALVWFVTALLAYAYARRAVDDAGEADSGSD
- a CDS encoding translation initiation factor eIF-2B, with the translated sequence MIDETIEEIRRMETHSSSVVAVKATGALRELLDRDYRNVESYERDLERNAGALRRANPSHASLHKAMREVVEAVLGASDTVEGAKSHTEEVIGRVTEEIETGKRRAAAEAAETFEDGETVLTHDFSSTVLEAIETAAGEGRHLTAYVTEARPRYLGRKAARRLAEMGRVEPHLAVDSAAGHLLDRCDRVIVGMDCIVEDTLYNRVGTFPIAAAADVVDVPVTVVGSQSKIIEDDFVFENESRPPAEVIREPVEGVRIENPAYDATPMSLVDEVVTDRGHYDG
- a CDS encoding GNAT family N-acetyltransferase encodes the protein MSVTVEKRVDGPGTTDHAGEAWELKERIRRTEGVLKQRKRFFMDAYRRAKTHLLYLDDDFVGFATARRDGYILFLAVAPERRGEGFGRRLIAEVAEEHRTVTCHARATNERALAFYESVGFEIKRRIENYYEDDGDAYYLRLGPDERLRDRLSELIRR
- the glnA2 gene encoding gamma-glutamylputrescine synthetase; this encodes MTSSKDVLRRADAEDVELVRIVFVNNSGVPRGRVVDRESLPTVLADGANVTHAMQSFNALDRLAPEGRFGPAGEVRVVPDPETFTVLPYDDRTALMLADLHDLDGEPWAAGPRAQLRRYLDELAAEGYAPELAYESEFYYTRTDEDGESVPLDDSTCFSTAGMRSAHDVVLDTVDALKAQGMGLSAYYPEYGPGQQELVTDHDTGVAAADDHVRFLETVRAVAADHGIDATFRPKPFPKLPGTGCHIHLSLWRDGENVLHDPDADGPYPLSEAGRHFVGGLLEHAPALVAVTAPTVESYDRLAPGMWSSAYTCWGEDNREATVRVPSVSRSAPAATTRVEFKPADNTTNPYLAQLALVAAGMDGIERELDPGEPLNRDPADVDESQLAARGIERLPSTLAAALDAFAEDDVLRSAMGEALFGSYLEVKRSEWAMSADGDGEWESDYLDRSF
- a CDS encoding archease, which gives rise to MSFELRPHTADVAVASRGETRGEAFAAAADGLAAATCEEIPETGERFAVTVVAESVEALLFDYLDRLIYERDVRGVLPVDNEATVREDDGEWTVEASARGVPFAAITARDVKAVTYSEMRVERTEDGWEAYVVLDV
- a CDS encoding RtcB family protein; translation: MTTREFDGIRLERVREHVWEIPREGEMRVPARVLASESLLERIGDDDTLQQLKNATHLPGMTSHAVCMPDGHQGYGFPVGGVGATDAETGCISPGAVGYDINCLPGETDVRLAFGRKLSLEALGERFENERAAVAAGDELTTSEVRLFTESGAKPVYELETATGRRIEATGDHRFETPEGMIPVEELTPGESVYVHPFEGIEHEDPDEFTVLSEDDFADDNPQIRRVLKDRGLLPLRSTDEQFHRLLKIVGFLLGDGSYGGPGQTWFYGEPEELERIRADIREIGFKPSKIYERDRNHDIDGSTFERTEDSFKTTSKALRRVFVELGVPEGPKVASGFTTPGYLDRLADWQRALFYAAYFGAEMNTPAAQSDKNLYCPKVSQTRTADTRTAGLAFLEDMASFLDDLGIETNDIEAFETDSNSTSETIRLRLGIKNDSENLIRFFTRVGYRYHPEKRRKAAVAVQYLRSKERAISRRERIATEAQTLADGGSDVSDIKERFEINDRFVERSVWSGRTGRPRPGDDFPDFEEFRETVDVRADGAVRTEIESIHAAGSKPVYDIGVTHDAHTFLANGFVVSNCGVRMMKTNLTYDDVRGREEELVEALFANVPSGLGGGGVVQGDMDTVESVLDRGVDWALEAGWAVPADLEHCEDEGRRPDADPAAVSQKAKDRGKNQLGSLGSGNHFLEVQRVTDVYREDVADAYGLEPGQIVVLIHCGSRGLGHQTCTDYLRKIEKRHSDLLADLPDKELAAAPAGSELAEDYYGAMCACINFAWVNRQLIMHRTRKVFERVFDRSWESMDMHLLYDVAHNIAKKEVHDVGVDPQGRPGGDDVREERELYVHRKGATRAFPAGHPEVPAAYRDVGQPIIIPGSMGAGSYVLRGGEASMDLTFGSTAHGAGRLMSRTQAKQEFWGETVQDELRDQQHVYVKAQSGATVAEEAPGVYKDVDEVVRVSDELGIGDKVARTYPVCNIKG